Part of the Cyanobacteria bacterium GSL.Bin1 genome is shown below.
TTCTTTCGGGGAGAAAGGAGGGTTGGTTTGGTACATGATCTGGCTTTCATGCTAAAGGTTTCTCCTACATTTTAAGCGTAAGGGCGATCGCGCAGAGGAGCTATCTTGTCATTAGTCAACTTGATCGAGCTTTAAGATAAGGATAGATCGGTTTAGGAAAAAAGGACACGACAATCAGCTATGGACGCTAAAGAATCTCTCTTTGCTAAAATCGAACAAATTCCTGAATCTTTCTATCCAGAAGTGTTGAATTTTGTTGAGTACCTCAAATACAAACATCATCTTCAGCAGAAGACAGAAACGGCTTTCCTGAGTGAATCGGTAATGGCAAAAGATTGGTCAACAACAGAGGAGGATGAAGCGTGGCAACATTTGTAAAAGGAGATGTGGTCATTTCTCATTCCCCATACTCTTGTAAGAAGACCAGAAAATCGGTTAAGGCTCTTCGGTTGGATTCGCTGGCTTCGAGTTGATGCCGTATTTGGAGAACAGCCCATCGATTTTGGATTCGAGCACGGCGAGCTGCTCGTTCTCTTTCTTGAGCTTCTCTTTCTCCTGCTTGAGCCAAGCGGTCTGTTTCTCGGTTTCGACGGTTCCACTCAATGCCGAAATTAACCATTGCCACCAGGAGGGCTGCCACAGTGAGCCGGTTACTCCAGAGTCGGGGTTCGGTGATTTGTCCGAGGATTGTGAAATCTTGTTCATCATAAAATCTTAAAAAGGCAACAGCAATGGTGAGAAGGCTTAAGAGGGTTGCAGGCAGCAGAGAGAGGAAGTTGAGCCAGATGAGCGATGTTTTCATTCTATCGGATCGGTCAGAGCAAAGTTCATTCTACCTTGATTGAGATTTCGCCAAAACTGTTTGAATAATGCTCAAAACAATCACGATCTAGGTCTTGAAACCAGCTCATGGTAATCGGTAGGGTTTCCATTGCATCTTCTTAATCGTAGTTAGCTCCCGCTCTCTGGGATGGAAGCGCATAAAACTACGTCCCGTGAAAATCCAAATGATGCTGCGGAAGGTATCGCGCAGAGTATCGACCCAAGGTTCAGGTTGAGGTCGCGAGGGAATGCCAATGGGGGTAATGGCAATGTTACGGCTGCCGAAGACGAAAAAGCCTATTACTTGGGCGCGAGGGAGGTGAAAGTCTGAGGTGAGGAGATAGACGTGATGGATGTTCTGTTGTTTCAATTTGTCAATAAGGCAGGTGAAGTTGGTGACGGTATCGACAGCGCAATAGTCTAAGTGAAGGCGAGAGAGGGGAATTCCCGCTTCTTGGAAGTGGGGTTTTGTCCAATCAGGAGAAGACCCCGAAGAGATCCAAATGGGGAGTTGGGGATAGGCTTGGGCGAATTTAGCTGCTGCTTGTTCTCTTTCTCTTCCGCCACCGAGGACAAAGATGGCTTGGGGTTGAGGCGTTTGGTGTTGAATAATCGCGCTTTGAATGGGAATTACACCCAGTCGAACCATGAAGAGTAAAAGCACAATTTTGGCGATGAATCGTGGAGAAAAAGCCTTTTTCATCACAGCAGGTTTCATTTTGAAGAATTTGATCTGCCTCTAAGCAAATGATGATATCCAGCTTGAATATTGTGATAGGAATACTCGATGTTGCTTTTTTCTCTATTTGCAGGCGTTGTCATAAAAAAATAACCTCTTTTAGTGGTTTCAATCCAATCAATTATAAGTGGAACTATCTAGATATTAGAATTGTTATCATCATTAGTGCTAGGCAAGAAGGCTGGATTTAGAATCTTTTCTGTTTTAAAAGGAGTTTGAGGTGGAAAAGTTTCTAATGGTAAACCCGTTTCAGCAGCAGCAAGTTCTCGTGCATCTTGATAGCATTCATTCAATACTTCACTAAAGTATCGCTTTAAGCTGGGACTATCTTTGAATAGTTTTTCGAGTCTTCTCCGATGTTCTCGAATGGTAAACAGCCAACTGTTAGAATGGTTTTGGGGTTGATATTGGTATTTCAGCAAGTGCATGATGAGAATTGTTAAGTTGCTTTCTACTGCTCGTTTTTCACTTTTCCCCATGTCAGCAAGTTCTTCAATTAAATTGGCAACATCTAGTGCAGAAAAGTCACCCGTTGCCAGTTGCTCTTGAGTTTTTTTTAGCCAAAGGTAATAATCTTGATCATAAAGTTGGGGTTGGTTAGAAACTTGATGGGTTTGCATGATAAATTCTGCCTGATCTGGCTTTGTCAACTATTTTAGTTAATTGTATGCGCGATCGCGCAATAATTCGTTTTTTCCTTAGTATGTATTTTAGGAAATCAAGAGGGTTAAATTGGCAACTTACGAACTCGATAACGGGAATTTTCTACAATAATTATTGCTCCTTGTTCTAAGCTACTTCCACATTCACCAAGAACCGTCCTAAGTTTATTAATAACAGAATTGGGAGTTGCATCATCAATCCGAAAAATAATGACACTCGGTAAGGAATCTGAACTAGCTGCCAGTAAGTCGCTGAAGTCTAAATCAAAGGTCAAGATAATTCGTTTCTCTTCCTTAGCTTTTTCTAAGATAGATGAGTCTGCTAAGCGTTGTAATCCCTCCTCGCGTAAATGCAAGGCTTCGTGACCTGCTTGTTGTAACCAATGGACAACGGTCTGTGAAACTCCCATATCTGCTAGGAATCTCATACTTATTAATTGGCTAGAGGATAGATTTCATCCCGAGTTAAAAAGGCAGCATATTGTAAAGATTCTTTAATATCTTCTGGTTCTAAATCAGGGTATTCTTTGAGGATTTCATCTTGACTCATCCCATTAGCTACAAGGTTCACCACCAAGGAGACAGGAATTCGTAATCCCCGAATACAGGCTTGCCCACCCATTTTTTTTGTATCAAAGGTAATTCGTTGCGACATGGTTTCCTTTAGTATTTCTATTCATTTTAAGGTTTTCTTTTTGCAGATGGCTGTATAAATTTCAATTAATTGAGTCGCAATTTGATCCCAAGTGTAGTGGTTGAGGATGAATTGACGATCCTGCTCTCCGATTTACGTGCAAATTCAAGATATTTTACTCAGTTACTGGTTCTTCGCTAAGTTTGCTTTTAATTTTCCTAGCATTTGCCGAGTTCCTTCTAACATTCCCGTTTGAATTAACTGTGGAATCAGATCGCTGATGGGAAAATCAGGAAACATCAGGCTATTTTGCACTTGTTCATATCCAGTTTCTGAGAAAACAAAAATTTGTAATTTGTCACTACTATAGATCCAAACTTCAGGCACTTTCAAAGCCTCATAAGCCTTGATCACTGTTTTTGAGGTCACATCACATTCAATTGCTAAATCAGGAGGAGGAGATTGGGTTAAATCTAGATTAGTCAAACTGCGAGCGTAAGCAGCATTTTGGATATAAAAACAGGTATCAGGTTCGATTCCCGCCATTTCTGGATATTTTAGGGTAGTTGAACCAAAATCTTCCCAATCTCGTCCTTGATCTTCCAGAATCGCAGTGACAATATAAGCGATGAGACGATGGGGTCTTTCATGGGCAGCAGAAGGAGACATGATTTCTAAGGTACCCGAATGATAAACCAATCGTAAGTTTCGATTTTCTCCTAACTCTTGTTGGATGGCTTCATAGTCTTGCCATGAAATACCACTTATAGAAACCAGACTCCCTGGCATCAATTGCAGATTTGGC
Proteins encoded:
- a CDS encoding DUF2281 domain-containing protein, coding for MDAKESLFAKIEQIPESFYPEVLNFVEYLKYKHHLQQKTETAFLSESVMAKDWSTTEEDEAWQHL
- a CDS encoding YdcF family protein, with the translated sequence MKKAFSPRFIAKIVLLLFMVRLGVIPIQSAIIQHQTPQPQAIFVLGGGREREQAAAKFAQAYPQLPIWISSGSSPDWTKPHFQEAGIPLSRLHLDYCAVDTVTNFTCLIDKLKQQNIHHVYLLTSDFHLPRAQVIGFFVFGSRNIAITPIGIPSRPQPEPWVDTLRDTFRSIIWIFTGRSFMRFHPRERELTTIKKMQWKPYRLP
- a CDS encoding DUF29 family protein produces the protein MQTHQVSNQPQLYDQDYYLWLKKTQEQLATGDFSALDVANLIEELADMGKSEKRAVESNLTILIMHLLKYQYQPQNHSNSWLFTIREHRRRLEKLFKDSPSLKRYFSEVLNECYQDARELAAAETGLPLETFPPQTPFKTEKILNPAFLPSTNDDNNSNI
- a CDS encoding DUF433 domain-containing protein — protein: MSQRITFDTKKMGGQACIRGLRIPVSLVVNLVANGMSQDEILKEYPDLEPEDIKESLQYAAFLTRDEIYPLAN
- a CDS encoding Uma2 family endonuclease gives rise to the protein MSVTIPLPNLQLMPGSLVSISGISWQDYEAIQQELGENRNLRLVYHSGTLEIMSPSAAHERPHRLIAYIVTAILEDQGRDWEDFGSTTLKYPEMAGIEPDTCFYIQNAAYARSLTNLDLTQSPPPDLAIECDVTSKTVIKAYEALKVPEVWIYSSDKLQIFVFSETGYEQVQNSLMFPDFPISDLIPQLIQTGMLEGTRQMLGKLKANLAKNQ